The Sneathiella sp. P13V-1 nucleotide sequence TGGAAGTTGTTCGTGACAAAGCGGACAATTGCATCATTATCTGTTCTATCGAAAATGTGGACCCAATGGGCGTTCATACAGGTGATTCCATCACAGTGGCCCCTGCCCTTACATTGACGGATAAAGAATACCAGATCATGCGGAACGCTTCGATTGCAGTTCTCCGTGAAATTGGTGTTGAAACGGGCGGATCAAACGTTCAGTTTGCTGTAAATCCTGAAACGGGCCGTCTGATCGTCATCGAGATGAACCCGCGTGTGTCCCGCTCAAGTGCACTCGCCTCCAAAGCAACTGGTTTCCCAATTGCAAAAATCGCGGCAAAGCTGGCGGTCGGTTACACGTTGGATGAATTGGACAATGACATCACGGGCGTAACACCAGCCTCGTTCGAGCCAACAATTGACTATGTTGTCACGAAGATCCCTCGCTTCACGTTCGAAAAATTCCCAGGCGCAGAGCCTATGCTCGGCACAGCGATGAAATCTGTTGGCGAAGCAATGGCCGTTGGTCGTACATTTGCGGAATCCCTGCAAAAAGCACTTCGCTCTTTGGAAACAGGCCTAACCGGTCTCAACGAAACCAACATCGGTGATGACAAGCAAGGCATTCTAAGCACGCTGACAAAAAGCACACCGGATCGCCTTCTCAACATTGCACAAGCCTTCCGCGCAGGTCTGGAATTTGAAGAAATCCGCGCCGCAAGTAAGTTTGAGCCATGGTTCCTTCAACAGATCCAAGCGCTTGTTGCAGCAGAAGAAGCCGTTCGTGAAAAAGGTCTACCAACCCATAAGGGTGGCCTACTTTCCCTGAAACGCATGGGCTTCTCTGATGCACGTTTGTCTGAACTGAGCGGTCAGTCCGAAGCAGATATTCTTCGTATCCGCAATCAGCTGGATATCCATCCGGTCTACAAACTGATCGATACTTGCGCAGGCGAATTTACATCACAAACACCATACCTTTATTCCACTTACGAAGGGAATGAATGGGATGCGCCTGTCTGTGAAGCAAACCCGAGTGATCGCAAAAAAGTAGCCATCCTTGGAGGCGGCCCAAACCGTATTGGTCAAGGTATCGAATTTGACTATTGCTGCGTTCACGCAGCTTACGCTTTGGCAGAAGTCGGTTATGAGACCATTATGGTCAACTGTAACCCGGAAACTGTATCTACCGACTATGACACTTCTGATCGCCTGTATTTCGAACCGCTCACGGTTGAAGATACTCTTGAAATCCTCAAGAAAGAACAGAGCAACGGAACACTTCATGGTGTGATCGTCCAGTTTGGCGGTCAAACACCGTTGAAACTGGCTGCCGGTCTGGAAGCTGCAGGTATCCCTATTCTGGGAACATCTCCAGACGCCATCGACCTTGCAGAAGATCGCGAACGTTTCCAGCAATTGCTGCACAAATTAGACTTGATCCAACCTAAGAACGGTATTGCCCGGACTGTGGAAGAAGCCTTCGACGCAGCCGAGCAGATCGGTTATCCGGTTGTTGTGCGCCCATCCTATGTTTTGGGTGGCCGTGCCATGGAAATCGTCCGTGACGGCGAAGCACTTGACCGCTACATGCGCGAAGCAGTGCAGGTATCAGGTGACAATCCGGTTCTGGTTGATGGTTACCTTCAGAACGCCATTGAGGTTGACGTTGACTGCCTTTGTGATGGCGAGGAAGTTTACGTCGCCGGCATTATGGAGCATATTGAAGAGGCAGGTATTCACTCCGGTGACAGCGCTTGTTCATTGCCACCATATTCTCTGAAAGACAGCGTGATTGAAGAAATCACACGTCAATCTAAAGCATTGGCGCTTGAGCTTAACGTAATCGGTTTGATGAATGTTCAGTTCGCAGTGAAAGACGATGTTGTCTACATTCTTGAAGTGAACCCACGGGCCAGCCGTACAGTTCCGTTCGTTGCCAAAAGCATCAACTACCCGATTGCCAAAATCGCATCTCGCCTGATGGCTGGTGAGAAACTGGCAAGTTTTGGCCTTGAGAAACGTGAACTCGACCATATTACAGTAAAAGAAGCTGTCTTCCCGTTCACTCGCTTCCCAGGTGTTGACGTGGTTCTGGGTCCGGAAATGCGCTCCACCGGTGAAGTTATGGGCATTGACCGTGACTTTGCGTCAGCATTCCTGAAGTCCCAGATGGCTGCTGGTGTCACCCTGCCAACTGAAGGAAAGGTCTTTGTCTCCGTTAAGGATCTGGACAAAGCACTCCTTTTGGAAACGGCTGCCAAGCTCATTGAACTTGGGTTCGAGATTGTTTCTACTTCCGGTACTGCCCAGTATCTTTTGGACCAGGGCCTGAAAGTTGAAAAGGTCAACAAAGTGATGGAAGGACGTCCGAACATTGTTGATCTGATGAAAAATGGTGAAATCGCTATGGTGATCAATACGACCGAAGGGGCGCAAGCCCTGAAGGATAGTTATGACATCCGCCGTACGGCACTGATGATGAAAACACCATACTCAACTACCGTTGCGGGTGCACGTGCAACGGCATTGGCGATTGAAAAAATTAAAACAGGAACTCTTGAAGTATATCCACTTCAATCCTATTCTTAATCTTTTGGTTACGCCGAATAAGATAAAACAGCTTGCTCCGGGCTTGCCCGGAGTAGAACAATTTACCCTGACAGGGAACAGACAGAGATTTTAAATGGATAGACTACCGATTACCGCAAACGGCTTTGCGATGCTGGAAGCCGAATTGAAAAATTTGAAAACCAACGCACGCCCGAACGTTATTCAGGCCATTGCCACAGCGCGTGAACATGGTGATCTATCTGAAAATGCTGAATATCATGCAGCCAAAGAACAACAATCCCTTATTGAAGGTCGCATTGCTGAACTTGAAGACAAGCTCGGTCGATGCGAAGTGATTGATGTCACGGCTATGTCAGGCCGAACCATCAAGTTCGGCGCAACGGTTCTTCTTGTGGATGAAGACACAGACGAAGAAACCACTTACCAAATTGTTGGTGAAGACGAGAGCAACATCGAAGAAGGAAGGATTTCCATCTCAGCCCCTCTTGCACGCGCCCTTATCAACAAAGAACAAGGCGACAGCATCGAGGTGACTACACCAGGTGGATCAAAAGCCTATGAAGTATTGGACGTGAAGTTCGTCTAAGGCAAAGTCTAATCATAAAAAAGCCCCGGAAATACTCCGGGGCTTTTTTATTGCTTATTTTTCGTGGGGGTAACCAACTGCTTTCAAATCAGCTGTTATCTCATCCAGAATGGCTGGATCATCAATCGTTGCAGGGAAACGATACTCCTCCCCATCAGCGATCTTTCTCATGATGGCACGCAGGATTTTACCTGAGCGTGTCTTTGGGAGCCGTTTTACAACAAGAACATGCTTAAAGGCCGCAACGGGGCCGATCATTTCACGTACGCGCGCTACAATTTCCTTAGAAATCTCGCTACTATCACGGTTCACACCTGCATTCAGCACTACAAAGCCAAATGGAATTTGACCTTTCAGTTCATCCTGCACGCCGATAACAGCGCATTCAGCAACATCCTTATGACCAGCAACGACCTCTTCCATCCCACCAGTGGAAAGGCGATGGCCTGCCACGTTAATAATGTCATCGGTACGTGCCATGATGAACAGATACCCGTCTTCATCCACATATCCAGCATCACCGGTTTTGTAATAACCCGGCACATCTTCCATATAGGATTTTTTGAAACCTTCATCATTCTGCCAAAGTGTTGGCAATGTACCGGGAGGCAATGGCAACTTCACAGCAATAACACCGATTTCGCCTTGTGGCATTTCACGGCTTGGATCTTCCTCATCCATGATGCGGATATCATATCCTGGAACTGGAAGTGTTGGACTACCCAGCTTAACGGGCTTAATGCCATATCCGGTGCAGTTGGCCCCCATCGGCCAACCCGTTTCCGTCTGCCACCAGT carries:
- the carB gene encoding carbamoyl-phosphate synthase large subunit → MPKRTDIQSIMIIGAGPIIIGQACEFDYSGTQACKALKEEGYRVILVNSNPATIMTDPELADATYIEPITPDVVERILEKERPDAVLPTMGGQTALNTALALAERGALDRLGVQLIGAKEEAIEKAEDRDKFRTAMQKIGLDMPISDVAHTMEEAWKVLETVGLPCIIRPSFTLGGTGGGLAYNREEFEDIVTGGLDASPTTEVLIEESIVGWKEYEMEVVRDKADNCIIICSIENVDPMGVHTGDSITVAPALTLTDKEYQIMRNASIAVLREIGVETGGSNVQFAVNPETGRLIVIEMNPRVSRSSALASKATGFPIAKIAAKLAVGYTLDELDNDITGVTPASFEPTIDYVVTKIPRFTFEKFPGAEPMLGTAMKSVGEAMAVGRTFAESLQKALRSLETGLTGLNETNIGDDKQGILSTLTKSTPDRLLNIAQAFRAGLEFEEIRAASKFEPWFLQQIQALVAAEEAVREKGLPTHKGGLLSLKRMGFSDARLSELSGQSEADILRIRNQLDIHPVYKLIDTCAGEFTSQTPYLYSTYEGNEWDAPVCEANPSDRKKVAILGGGPNRIGQGIEFDYCCVHAAYALAEVGYETIMVNCNPETVSTDYDTSDRLYFEPLTVEDTLEILKKEQSNGTLHGVIVQFGGQTPLKLAAGLEAAGIPILGTSPDAIDLAEDRERFQQLLHKLDLIQPKNGIARTVEEAFDAAEQIGYPVVVRPSYVLGGRAMEIVRDGEALDRYMREAVQVSGDNPVLVDGYLQNAIEVDVDCLCDGEEVYVAGIMEHIEEAGIHSGDSACSLPPYSLKDSVIEEITRQSKALALELNVIGLMNVQFAVKDDVVYILEVNPRASRTVPFVAKSINYPIAKIASRLMAGEKLASFGLEKRELDHITVKEAVFPFTRFPGVDVVLGPEMRSTGEVMGIDRDFASAFLKSQMAAGVTLPTEGKVFVSVKDLDKALLLETAAKLIELGFEIVSTSGTAQYLLDQGLKVEKVNKVMEGRPNIVDLMKNGEIAMVINTTEGAQALKDSYDIRRTALMMKTPYSTTVAGARATALAIEKIKTGTLEVYPLQSYS
- the greA gene encoding transcription elongation factor GreA, which produces MDRLPITANGFAMLEAELKNLKTNARPNVIQAIATAREHGDLSENAEYHAAKEQQSLIEGRIAELEDKLGRCEVIDVTAMSGRTIKFGATVLLVDEDTDEETTYQIVGEDESNIEEGRISISAPLARALINKEQGDSIEVTTPGGSKAYEVLDVKFV